A region of Mesorhizobium sp. AR02 DNA encodes the following proteins:
- a CDS encoding alpha-glucosidase/alpha-galactosidase has translation MARHPRITFIGAGSTVFMKNIVGDVLQRPALSGATIALMDINPQRLEESAIVVNKLIATLGVKAKAETYSDQRKALAGADFVVVAFQIGGYEPCTVTDFDVPKKYGLRQTIADTLGVGGIMRGLRTVPHLWKICEDMLAVCPQAIMLQYVNPMAINTWAISEKYPDIRQVGLCHSVQGTAMELAEDLDLPYDEIRYRSAGINHMAFYLSFEHRQPDGSYRDLYPDLVRAYREGRAPKPGWNPRCPNKVRYEMLIRLGYFVTESSEHFAEYTPYFIKEGRPDLIEKYGIPLDEYPKRCIEQIERWKGQAEAYRSADRIEVEQSREYASSIMNSVWTGEPSVIYGNVRNNGCITSLPHDCAAEVPCLVDASGIQPTYIGELPPQLTALIRTNINVQELTVRALMTENREHIYHAAMMDPHTAAELDLDQIWSLVGDLLAAHGDWLPAWARTNRQTVAA, from the coding sequence ATGGCAAGACATCCCAGGATCACTTTTATCGGCGCCGGCTCGACGGTGTTCATGAAGAACATTGTTGGCGACGTGCTGCAGCGGCCAGCACTTTCGGGCGCGACGATCGCGCTGATGGACATCAACCCGCAGCGCCTCGAAGAAAGCGCCATCGTCGTCAACAAGCTGATCGCGACGCTCGGCGTCAAGGCAAAGGCCGAGACCTATTCCGACCAGCGCAAGGCACTTGCCGGGGCGGATTTCGTCGTCGTCGCCTTCCAGATCGGCGGCTATGAGCCGTGCACCGTCACCGATTTCGACGTGCCGAAAAAATACGGCCTGCGCCAGACCATCGCCGACACGCTTGGCGTTGGCGGCATCATGCGGGGCTTGAGAACCGTGCCGCATCTGTGGAAGATCTGCGAGGACATGCTCGCCGTATGCCCGCAAGCGATCATGCTGCAATACGTCAACCCGATGGCGATCAACACCTGGGCGATATCAGAGAAATACCCTGACATCAGGCAGGTCGGCCTCTGCCATTCGGTGCAGGGCACGGCGATGGAGCTGGCTGAAGATCTCGACCTTCCCTATGACGAGATCCGCTATCGCTCGGCCGGCATCAACCACATGGCCTTCTATCTCAGTTTCGAGCACCGCCAGCCCGACGGTTCCTATCGCGACCTCTATCCCGACCTTGTGCGCGCCTATCGCGAAGGCCGCGCGCCAAAACCCGGCTGGAACCCGCGCTGCCCCAACAAGGTGCGCTACGAGATGCTGATCAGGCTCGGCTATTTCGTCACCGAAAGCTCGGAGCATTTCGCCGAATACACGCCTTATTTCATCAAGGAAGGCCGCCCCGATCTGATCGAGAAATACGGCATTCCGCTCGACGAATATCCCAAGCGCTGCATCGAACAGATCGAGCGCTGGAAGGGCCAGGCTGAAGCCTATCGTTCGGCCGACCGCATCGAGGTCGAGCAGTCTCGGGAATATGCCTCCTCGATCATGAATTCGGTCTGGACCGGCGAGCCGTCGGTGATCTACGGCAATGTCCGCAACAATGGCTGCATCACCTCGCTGCCGCACGATTGCGCCGCCGAAGTGCCGTGCCTGGTCGATGCCTCCGGCATCCAGCCGACCTACATAGGCGAGCTGCCGCCGCAACTGACAGCGCTGATCCGTACCAACATCAACGTCCAGGAGCTGACGGTGCGGGCGCTGATGACCGAGAACCGCGAGCACATCTACCACGCAGCGATGATGGACCCGCATACGGCAGCAGAACTCGATCTCGACCAGATCTGGTCACTGGTCGGTGATCTCTTGGCGGCTCACGGCGATTGGCTGCCGGCCTGGGCGCGAACAAACCGCCAGACCGTCGCGGCCTGA
- the yacG gene encoding DNA gyrase inhibitor YacG, producing the protein MNSDSKVTPLRPKRPCPECGKPSARDTFPFCSTRCKDIDLNRWLKGAYVIKARDDEEEPDTDEPK; encoded by the coding sequence ATGAATTCCGATTCCAAAGTTACGCCGCTGCGCCCAAAACGCCCTTGTCCCGAATGCGGCAAGCCGTCGGCGCGCGACACCTTTCCGTTCTGCTCGACGCGCTGCAAGGACATCGACCTCAACCGCTGGCTGAAGGGCGCCTATGTCATCAAGGCCCGCGACGACGAGGAAGAACCGGACACCGACGAGCCGAAATAA
- a CDS encoding UPF0262 family protein yields the protein MSDYDRTRARLIDVELDESIGRSTPDVEHERAVAIFDLIEENSFQPVNDGGAGPYRLKLSLAEQRLVFAVAREDGAAVVTHILSLTPLRRIVKDYYMICESYYDAIRSSTPSHIEAIDMGRRGLHNEGSQTLMDRLSGKIDIDFDTARRLFTLVCVLHWRG from the coding sequence ATGTCGGACTACGATCGAACCCGCGCCAGGCTGATCGATGTCGAACTCGACGAATCGATCGGCCGTTCGACACCCGATGTCGAGCACGAACGCGCGGTGGCGATATTCGACCTGATCGAGGAGAACAGCTTTCAACCCGTCAATGACGGAGGCGCCGGTCCCTACCGGCTGAAACTGTCGCTGGCCGAGCAGCGCCTGGTCTTTGCCGTGGCGCGCGAGGATGGTGCCGCCGTGGTCACCCACATCCTGTCGCTGACGCCGCTAAGGCGCATCGTCAAGGATTACTACATGATCTGCGAAAGCTATTACGATGCCATCCGCTCCTCGACGCCGAGCCATATCGAGGCGATCGACATGGGCCGGCGCGGTTTGCACAATGAAGGTTCGCAGACGCTGATGGACCGGCTCTCCGGCAAGATCGACATCGACTTCGACACGGCGCGACGGCTGTTCACGCTGGTCTGCGTGCTGCACTGGCGGGGCTAG
- the infA gene encoding translation initiation factor IF-1 — protein sequence MPKEEVLEFPGVVTELLPNAMFRVKLENEHEIIAHTAGRMRKNRIRVLTGDKVLVEMTPYDLTKGRITYRFK from the coding sequence ATGCCGAAGGAAGAAGTCCTCGAGTTTCCGGGTGTCGTGACGGAATTATTGCCCAACGCGATGTTCCGGGTGAAGCTCGAAAACGAACACGAGATCATCGCCCATACGGCCGGCCGCATGCGCAAGAACCGCATCCGCGTGCTGACCGGCGACAAGGTTCTGGTCGAGATGACGCCATACGACCTGACCAAGGGCCGCATCACCTACCGCTTCAAGTAA
- a CDS encoding DUF2948 family protein: MALKLIALDDQDLSIVSAHVQDAILKVSDLEYLPAAKRFVLTMNRFVWEAKSGLFRQHNERRQAVLHFDRVLGAKTNGIARDKPAEVLSLLAISFIEISKPAGIVELIFSGGGTIMLDVECIEARLADLGGAWEATSRPVHKA; encoded by the coding sequence ATGGCCCTCAAGCTTATCGCGCTCGACGACCAGGATCTGAGCATCGTTTCGGCTCATGTCCAGGACGCTATCCTGAAAGTCAGTGATCTCGAATACCTGCCTGCGGCCAAGCGTTTCGTGCTGACCATGAACCGTTTCGTCTGGGAGGCGAAGTCGGGCCTGTTTCGCCAGCACAATGAGCGGCGGCAGGCCGTGCTGCATTTCGACCGGGTGCTCGGCGCCAAGACCAACGGCATTGCCCGCGACAAGCCGGCCGAGGTGCTGTCCCTGCTGGCGATCAGCTTCATCGAGATCAGCAAGCCGGCCGGCATCGTCGAGCTGATCTTTTCAGGCGGCGGCACCATCATGCTCGATGTCGAGTGCATCGAGGCCCGCCTTGCCGACCTAGGCGGCGCGTGGGAAGCCACGTCGCGTCCCGTCCACAAGGCTTGA
- a CDS encoding ABC transporter ATP-binding protein, translated as MTVALAESFAPIVRHDHDGRQDQPIIDARNIEVAFKVEHGVVEAVKDISFQLYRGETIAIVGESGSGKSVTARAVMGLLSRRATVSPRSSVCYDGQNILEFPERERRKLRGNRISMIFQEPMSSLNPIYTVGSQIVEAIRVHRKVSRKAAWARALELLRHVQIPEPEARLKQYPHQLSGGQRQRVMIAMALANNPDVLIADEPTTALDVTVQAQILNLIRNLQKELRMAVILITHDLTVVRKFSDYVYVMQHGEMCEHNVTERLFADPQHPYTQRLLASEPRGRPQPLPEGSGTILEANGVRVCFMLRHGSFLKPDWRELVAVDDLGLKLCRHETLGLVGESGSGKTTFGQALLRLTDAKRGEIRFDGQPIHGLSRNEMRPLRSRMQIVFQDPFSSLNPRMTIGQIIEEGLIVNSIGATRAERVDRVREALVSAGMPGDILSRFPHEFSGGQRQRVAIARAIALEPEFILLDEPTSALDLSVQAQIIDLLRKLQDERGLSYLFISHDLKVVRALCHRVIVMQHGKIVEQGPVDEVLTHPKTAYTERLVRAAFDVA; from the coding sequence ATGACCGTCGCGCTCGCCGAATCGTTCGCACCCATCGTTCGTCATGACCATGACGGGCGCCAGGACCAGCCCATCATCGATGCCCGCAACATCGAGGTGGCCTTCAAGGTCGAACACGGCGTTGTCGAAGCGGTCAAGGACATCTCGTTCCAGCTCTATCGCGGCGAAACGATCGCCATTGTCGGCGAATCCGGTTCTGGCAAGTCGGTGACGGCGCGCGCCGTCATGGGGCTATTGTCGCGGCGGGCCACCGTGTCGCCCCGATCGAGCGTCTGTTACGACGGACAGAACATCCTGGAATTCCCGGAGCGCGAGCGGCGCAAACTGCGCGGCAACCGCATCTCGATGATCTTCCAGGAGCCGATGAGCTCGCTCAACCCGATCTATACGGTCGGCAGCCAGATCGTCGAGGCGATCCGGGTGCACCGCAAGGTAAGCCGCAAGGCGGCCTGGGCACGGGCGCTCGAGCTGCTGCGGCATGTACAGATCCCCGAGCCCGAGGCACGGCTCAAGCAATACCCGCACCAGCTTTCGGGCGGGCAGCGGCAGCGCGTGATGATCGCCATGGCGCTGGCCAACAATCCCGACGTCTTGATCGCCGACGAGCCGACGACCGCGCTCGACGTCACCGTCCAGGCGCAGATCCTCAACCTGATCCGCAATCTGCAGAAAGAGCTGCGGATGGCGGTGATCCTCATCACCCACGACCTCACCGTGGTGCGCAAATTCTCCGACTACGTCTATGTCATGCAGCATGGCGAGATGTGCGAGCACAACGTCACCGAACGGCTGTTTGCCGATCCACAGCATCCCTACACGCAGCGGCTGCTTGCCTCCGAGCCGCGCGGGCGGCCGCAACCGCTGCCTGAGGGCAGCGGCACCATCCTCGAGGCGAATGGCGTGCGCGTCTGCTTCATGCTGCGGCATGGCAGCTTCCTGAAGCCGGACTGGCGCGAACTGGTCGCCGTCGACGATCTCGGCCTGAAGCTTTGCCGCCACGAGACGCTGGGGCTGGTCGGCGAATCCGGCTCCGGCAAGACCACCTTCGGCCAGGCACTGCTGAGATTGACCGACGCCAAGCGCGGCGAGATCCGTTTCGATGGTCAGCCGATCCACGGCCTGTCGCGCAACGAGATGCGGCCGCTGCGCTCACGCATGCAGATCGTCTTCCAGGATCCGTTCTCCTCACTCAATCCGCGCATGACGATCGGCCAGATCATCGAGGAAGGGCTGATCGTCAACAGCATCGGCGCGACGCGGGCCGAGCGGGTCGACCGGGTGCGCGAGGCGCTGGTCAGCGCCGGCATGCCTGGTGATATTCTTTCGCGGTTCCCGCACGAATTCTCCGGTGGCCAGCGGCAGCGTGTCGCCATCGCCCGCGCCATCGCGCTCGAACCCGAATTCATCCTACTCGACGAACCGACATCGGCGCTCGACCTCTCCGTCCAGGCGCAGATCATCGACCTGTTGCGCAAGCTGCAGGACGAACGCGGTCTGAGCTACCTGTTCATCTCGCACGACCTCAAGGTCGTGCGCGCGCTGTGCCACCGCGTCATCGTCATGCAGCACGGCAAGATCGTCGAGCAGGGCCCCGTCGACGAGGTCCTCACCCATCCCAAGACCGCCTACACCGAACGGCTCGTCAGGGCCGCATTCGACGTGGCCTGA
- a CDS encoding low molecular weight phosphatase family protein, translating into MNAVRSPMAEQLARRMLPATIFVASAGVRAGERDPFVDAVLAEDGLSLGERHPRTLDDLEDDYFDLIVTLAPEAHHAALELTRSLAVEVEYWPTQDPTGASGTREQIMAAYRDVRERLKLRISRRFLLPEAKNATD; encoded by the coding sequence ATGAATGCCGTGCGCTCGCCAATGGCCGAGCAGCTGGCGCGTCGGATGCTGCCCGCCACCATTTTCGTCGCCTCGGCCGGTGTCCGCGCAGGCGAACGCGACCCGTTCGTCGATGCCGTGCTGGCCGAGGATGGCCTGTCGCTGGGCGAACGTCATCCGAGGACGCTGGACGACCTTGAGGACGACTATTTCGACCTGATCGTGACGCTGGCGCCTGAAGCCCACCATGCCGCGCTGGAGCTCACCCGCTCGCTCGCCGTCGAGGTCGAATACTGGCCGACACAGGACCCGACCGGTGCCAGCGGCACGCGCGAGCAGATCATGGCGGCCTACCGCGACGTGCGCGAGCGGCTGAAGTTGCGCATAAGCCGACGTTTTTTGCTTCCAGAAGCAAAAAACGCGACGGATTAA
- the hisD gene encoding histidinol dehydrogenase → MAITLAQSDTDFEQRFAAFLTTKREVSADVEAAVRAIIARVRAEGDAALIDYSSRFDRADLKSVGIAVSKAEIARAYDGADAQTIKALEFARDRIRAYHQQQLPKDNRYTDAAGVELGWRWTAIEAVGLYVPGGTASYPSSVLMNAIPAKVAGVDRIAICVPASGGAIPPLVLVAADIAGVSEIYRVGGAQAIAALAYGTETIKPVAKVVGPGNAYVAAAKRQVFGTVGIDMIAGPSEVLVVADGNNDPDWIAADLLAQAEHDVSAQSILITDDPAFGKAVEQAVERQLQSLPRGETAAASWRDFGAVILIPTIDAALPLVDRIAAEHVELAIDDAEGFLGRMRNAGAVFLGRHTPEAIGDYVGGSNHVLPTARSARFSSGLSVLDFVKRTSVLKLGPEQLRLLAPAAIALAKAEGLDAHGRSVAIRLNM, encoded by the coding sequence ATGGCCATCACGCTTGCCCAGTCCGACACCGATTTCGAGCAGCGTTTCGCCGCTTTCCTCACGACCAAGCGGGAGGTGTCCGCCGATGTCGAGGCCGCGGTGCGCGCGATCATCGCGCGGGTGCGCGCCGAGGGCGATGCAGCACTGATCGACTATTCCAGCCGATTCGACCGCGCCGACCTCAAGAGCGTCGGCATTGCCGTATCGAAGGCCGAAATCGCCCGCGCCTATGACGGCGCCGATGCACAGACGATCAAGGCGCTCGAATTCGCACGCGACCGCATCCGCGCCTATCATCAGCAGCAGCTGCCGAAGGACAATCGCTATACGGATGCCGCCGGGGTCGAGCTCGGCTGGCGCTGGACGGCGATCGAAGCCGTCGGGCTCTACGTGCCGGGCGGTACCGCCAGCTATCCGAGCTCGGTGCTGATGAACGCCATACCGGCCAAGGTCGCCGGCGTCGACCGCATCGCGATCTGCGTGCCCGCCTCCGGCGGCGCCATACCACCGCTGGTGCTGGTGGCGGCCGACATCGCTGGCGTTTCCGAAATTTACCGCGTCGGCGGTGCCCAGGCGATCGCTGCCCTCGCCTATGGCACAGAAACGATAAAGCCGGTGGCCAAGGTCGTCGGCCCGGGTAATGCCTATGTGGCAGCGGCCAAGCGACAGGTGTTCGGCACCGTCGGCATCGATATGATCGCCGGCCCCTCGGAAGTGCTTGTGGTGGCCGACGGCAACAATGATCCCGACTGGATCGCCGCCGATCTGCTCGCCCAGGCCGAACACGATGTGTCGGCGCAATCGATCCTGATCACCGACGATCCGGCCTTCGGCAAAGCGGTCGAACAGGCGGTCGAACGGCAGTTGCAGAGCCTGCCGCGCGGCGAGACGGCCGCGGCGAGCTGGCGTGATTTCGGCGCGGTGATCCTGATCCCCACCATCGATGCCGCGCTGCCGCTGGTCGACCGCATCGCGGCCGAACATGTCGAGCTGGCCATCGACGATGCCGAAGGTTTCCTGGGGCGGATGCGCAATGCCGGTGCCGTCTTTCTCGGCCGCCACACGCCGGAAGCCATCGGCGACTATGTCGGCGGCTCCAACCATGTGCTGCCGACCGCACGCTCGGCGCGTTTCTCGTCAGGCTTGTCCGTCCTCGATTTCGTCAAGCGCACCTCAGTCCTCAAGCTTGGGCCGGAACAGCTGCGCCTTTTGGCGCCGGCAGCGATCGCGCTGGCCAAGGCGGAAGGCCTCGACGCGCACGGACGCTCCGTCGCCATACGGCTGAACATGTAG
- a CDS encoding Maf-like protein, whose amino-acid sequence MSILQKLVLASGSPRRIELLQQAGIEPDRILPGDIDETPLRAEHPRSLAKRLSKEKAEKAFASLKTETDYAPSFVLAADTVVAVGRRILPKAETLDDAANCLGLLSGRSHRVYSGICLITPGGKLRQRLVETRVRFKRLPREEIDAYVASGEWRGKAGGYAVQGLAGSFVVKLVGSYTNIVGLPLYETVALLSGEGFKTHQSWLSARP is encoded by the coding sequence ATGAGCATTTTGCAGAAGCTGGTGCTTGCCTCGGGTTCGCCGCGCCGCATCGAACTGTTGCAGCAGGCCGGTATCGAGCCGGACCGTATCCTGCCAGGCGATATCGACGAAACGCCGCTGCGTGCCGAACACCCGCGCTCGCTGGCCAAGCGGCTGTCGAAGGAAAAGGCCGAGAAGGCGTTCGCGTCGCTGAAGACCGAGACGGACTATGCGCCAAGCTTCGTGCTGGCCGCCGACACGGTGGTCGCGGTCGGGCGGCGCATCCTGCCCAAGGCCGAGACACTGGACGACGCCGCCAACTGCCTCGGGCTGCTGTCCGGTCGTTCGCACCGTGTCTATTCCGGCATCTGCCTGATCACGCCGGGCGGCAAGCTGCGCCAGCGGCTGGTCGAGACGCGGGTGCGTTTCAAGCGGCTGCCACGCGAGGAGATCGACGCCTATGTCGCCTCGGGCGAGTGGCGCGGCAAGGCCGGCGGCTATGCCGTCCAGGGTCTCGCCGGCTCCTTCGTCGTCAAATTGGTCGGCTCCTACACCAACATCGTCGGCCTGCCGCTCTATGAGACGGTAGCGCTGCTATCGGGCGAAGGCTTCAAGACCCATCAGAGCTGGCTGTCCGCGCGGCCATGA
- a CDS encoding tyrosine-type recombinase/integrase: MNGKTELRTALGPDYRTALKALPGAVAALQHQMALGERRAAAAGNRAQVLGRYPLTLDQIALRNYNDRLAQDERLRNAGPQWASSSIDDGAVAQLRRGMAGQLNDRDLAELVEHRIDRFREIGNTTAEFGTDEWRALGRAICISEYEALSRVAERDEGDFTGKPTHPLIAETNPIEDELPPVPLKGLLVDYIKSRKAVGKGREADRRWTPVFANLAKFIGHDDARRLTKQNLLEWRDARLKTLSAKTVADVDLASVRTVLSWAVNNDRLASNVAERVRQDAPKKPLSREKGFTLPEAIAILRKALDYVPAKTDNPRTTEAPQTTAAKRWSPLLCAFTGARIAEITQLRKQDFRKEGETYVMRITPDAGTVKAGGYRDVPLHLQLIEMGFMGFVDAAPEGPLFHTNRKDGISAARTVAGRVSQWLQSLDVIPESVSPNHGWRHRFKTVGLEHGVSSRTLDAIQGHAGRTAGDSYGDVSIAAKKAALEKFPHYDLSS, translated from the coding sequence ATGAACGGCAAGACAGAGCTGCGAACAGCCCTTGGACCTGACTACAGAACGGCACTGAAGGCACTGCCAGGCGCTGTCGCTGCCCTTCAGCATCAAATGGCGCTGGGCGAGCGACGTGCAGCCGCGGCGGGGAATCGGGCCCAGGTTCTCGGCCGCTATCCCTTGACGTTGGACCAGATCGCCCTGCGCAATTACAACGATCGCCTCGCGCAAGATGAGAGGCTCAGGAATGCCGGTCCGCAATGGGCCTCCAGCTCTATTGACGATGGCGCTGTCGCACAATTGCGACGGGGAATGGCCGGCCAACTAAACGACAGGGATCTTGCTGAACTGGTCGAACATCGTATCGACCGTTTTCGGGAAATAGGAAACACGACCGCCGAGTTTGGAACCGATGAATGGCGTGCACTGGGGCGTGCAATCTGCATTTCCGAATACGAGGCCCTATCCCGTGTCGCCGAAAGGGATGAGGGCGATTTCACAGGCAAGCCGACCCACCCCCTCATCGCCGAGACGAACCCGATTGAGGATGAACTGCCGCCCGTTCCGCTGAAGGGATTGCTGGTGGATTATATCAAGTCACGCAAGGCAGTTGGAAAGGGCAGGGAGGCCGATAGGCGCTGGACGCCGGTGTTTGCCAACCTTGCCAAATTCATCGGCCATGATGATGCCAGACGCCTCACAAAGCAGAATCTCTTGGAATGGCGCGATGCGCGGCTGAAGACACTGTCTGCAAAGACGGTTGCTGACGTTGACCTGGCGTCGGTGCGCACTGTCCTGTCCTGGGCTGTGAATAACGACCGCCTGGCATCGAATGTCGCCGAGCGGGTTCGGCAGGACGCGCCGAAAAAGCCCCTCAGCCGTGAGAAGGGTTTTACGCTGCCCGAAGCGATTGCGATTCTCCGGAAAGCCCTAGACTACGTTCCAGCCAAAACTGACAACCCCCGAACCACTGAAGCGCCACAGACAACGGCGGCGAAGAGATGGTCTCCGTTGTTGTGTGCTTTCACCGGTGCGCGCATTGCCGAAATCACCCAGCTCCGAAAGCAAGACTTCCGCAAGGAAGGTGAGACCTACGTCATGCGGATCACCCCAGATGCTGGCACGGTAAAGGCAGGTGGATACCGGGACGTGCCGCTGCACCTGCAGTTAATCGAAATGGGCTTCATGGGTTTCGTCGATGCCGCTCCGGAAGGGCCACTGTTTCATACAAACCGCAAAGATGGGATCTCAGCGGCGCGCACCGTCGCTGGCCGCGTGAGCCAGTGGCTCCAGTCCCTGGATGTCATCCCCGAAAGCGTGAGCCCGAACCATGGCTGGCGGCATCGTTTCAAAACGGTTGGGCTGGAGCATGGAGTATCCAGTAGGACGCTGGATGCGATCCAGGGCCACGCAGGACGAACCGCTGGCGATAGCTATGGCGACGTGAGCATCGCCGCAAAGAAGGCCGCGCTGGAAAAATTCCCGCACTACGATTTGTCGTCATAG
- a CDS encoding XRE family transcriptional regulator, whose protein sequence is MAKQSISRPYSETRLAKFVEKRILELKSRKTQSLISSEAGFAQHNMLTNIKAGNSKLPLDRVPALAKALECDPALLFMMAVEQLGGDTTELAIRKIFGTLVTENETAWLEEIRKASDYSDPSLTSRSRAALRGIFGK, encoded by the coding sequence ATGGCAAAGCAGTCAATAAGTAGGCCCTATTCCGAAACAAGGCTAGCTAAATTTGTCGAGAAACGAATTCTAGAGCTGAAGTCACGCAAGACTCAGTCGCTAATCTCAAGCGAGGCCGGCTTCGCTCAACATAACATGCTCACCAACATCAAGGCCGGCAACAGCAAGCTACCGCTCGATCGCGTCCCGGCCCTGGCAAAAGCACTTGAGTGTGATCCCGCCTTGCTTTTCATGATGGCAGTCGAGCAGCTAGGCGGAGACACGACGGAGTTGGCCATCCGTAAGATCTTCGGGACCCTCGTTACCGAAAACGAGACAGCCTGGCTGGAGGAGATCCGCAAAGCGTCAGACTATTCGGATCCGAGCCTGAC
- the murA gene encoding UDP-N-acetylglucosamine 1-carboxyvinyltransferase codes for MDRIRIVGGNKLAGSIPISGAKNAALPLMIASLLTDDTLTLENVPHLADVEQLIRILGNHGVDYSVNGRREKQNEGYSRTINFSARNIVDTTAPYELVSKMRASFWVIGPLLARMGEAKVSLPGGCAIGTRPVDLFLEGLQALGADLDVDTGYVIAKTKNGRLIGNRFVFPKVSVGATHVLMMAASLAKGETVLENAACEPEIVNLAECLNAMGARISGAGTPTITIDGVESLSGARVRVIPDRIETGTYAMAVAMTGGDVVLEGARPELLQTALDVISQTGAEITQTNSGIRVKRNGAGISPVDVTTAPFPAFPTDLQAQFMGLMTMAKGKSRITETIFENRFMHVQELARLGAHITLSGQTAIVDGVAKLKGAPVMATDLRASVSLVIAGLAAEGETTVNRVYHLDRGFERLEEKLSNCGAVIERISA; via the coding sequence ATGGATCGCATCAGAATTGTCGGCGGCAACAAGCTTGCCGGAAGCATTCCGATTTCGGGCGCGAAAAACGCCGCTTTGCCGCTGATGATCGCCTCGCTTTTGACCGACGACACGCTGACGCTGGAAAACGTGCCGCATCTGGCCGATGTCGAGCAGCTGATCCGCATCCTCGGCAATCACGGCGTCGACTATTCGGTCAATGGCCGCCGCGAGAAGCAGAATGAGGGCTATTCGCGCACCATCAACTTCTCCGCCCGCAACATCGTCGATACGACGGCGCCCTACGAGCTGGTGTCGAAGATGCGGGCGTCATTCTGGGTGATCGGGCCTCTGCTGGCTCGCATGGGCGAGGCCAAGGTGTCGCTGCCCGGCGGCTGCGCCATCGGCACGCGCCCGGTCGACCTGTTCCTCGAAGGCCTGCAGGCGCTGGGCGCCGATCTCGACGTCGACACCGGCTATGTCATCGCCAAGACCAAGAATGGCCGCCTGATCGGCAACCGCTTTGTGTTCCCCAAGGTCTCGGTCGGCGCCACCCATGTGCTGATGATGGCGGCTTCGCTGGCCAAGGGCGAGACGGTACTGGAAAATGCCGCCTGCGAGCCCGAAATCGTCAACCTCGCCGAATGCCTCAACGCCATGGGCGCCAGGATTTCCGGCGCCGGCACCCCGACCATTACCATCGATGGCGTCGAATCGCTGTCGGGTGCGCGCGTGCGCGTCATCCCCGACCGCATCGAGACCGGCACCTATGCCATGGCTGTCGCCATGACCGGCGGCGACGTCGTGCTGGAAGGTGCGCGTCCCGAGCTGTTGCAGACCGCGCTGGACGTGATTTCGCAGACAGGTGCCGAGATCACGCAGACCAATTCCGGCATCCGCGTGAAGCGCAACGGCGCCGGCATTTCGCCGGTCGATGTGACCACGGCGCCGTTCCCGGCCTTCCCAACCGATCTGCAGGCGCAGTTCATGGGCCTGATGACCATGGCCAAGGGCAAGTCGCGCATCACCGAGACGATCTTCGAGAACCGCTTCATGCACGTCCAGGAACTGGCCCGGCTCGGCGCCCACATCACGCTTTCGGGCCAGACGGCAATCGTCGACGGCGTGGCGAAGCTGAAAGGTGCGCCGGTCATGGCCACCGATCTTCGCGCTTCCGTCTCGCTGGTCATCGCCGGCCTCGCGGCCGAAGGCGAGACCACGGTCAACCGCGTCTACCATCTCGACCGCGGCTTCGAGCGGCTGGAGGAAAAGCTGTCCAACTGCGGCGCTGTGATCGAGCGGATTTCGGCCTGA